In the Gemmatimonadaceae bacterium genome, one interval contains:
- a CDS encoding UPF0182 family protein, translating to MTSRRWLAFALIASGITLLAAREASQFYAGYRWYQALGALSVWRARLIALIVLRAAGGLAVGLFAFANFYAVRRSVVSLVLPRRVGNLDIGEEVSSRMLTGMTVLVALIVTLPLALALQDWTGLLLANAGRPFGESDPYFNADLGFFTYRLPFEQSLFIWATACVLCVLAVVVFLYILTPGLRLERGRLHISEYVRRHLAVLAGVLMLLLAWHFRLEMYGLLLQGSGPDGTFTALDHHVGIPGELVLAMVTLAAGFVVIWAGWTGQRRLMFTAVAGVLATGVVTRDIAPLIGSRFPDEPDPVLRERPYEATRAGYTRRAYGVDRVVIGDSADAYATLAAAAIGVPAWDALPLARAVEAESRLGRGARVGWRGGPDGIIGVVTSPEPPPDPGEAAPVGIAVRTVASAADDRGNPARVPEPGSEDDAIVLAPSIVLDSTSGYVVVSDSARHVKGVPLTSPIERLAEAVSVRNPRLWVQELPEPGPVLVTLRDVRDRVAALAPFFVQASRVEPLLLGDSLYWVIDLYSASSAYPLSQRLVIDGAVRSYFQHAATALVLSQTGEVWILPDPVLDPIAATWAGEFPRLFVDRASLPAAVLAALPPAADAARTQALAFGRFGPRANVGRPIHLPVVDGADSSLAAQWPVFALPGGGPTAIEIPMLDQGERVRGVLVSEGGPDHRTVWLPAAGASGPLWHNVLDRLAAADSAARAPNVSAVHGVVRAFMLGDHLAYMQPVYQWTPGAVPRLLHVVYLVGDSVRVAPTLRQASGVVIPPRGASPGSPVETRRLTARLYQDMRDALRRGDWLAFGRAFDALGRLLGVRAP from the coding sequence GTGACGTCGCGGCGGTGGCTCGCTTTCGCCCTGATCGCGAGCGGCATCACGCTGCTCGCCGCGCGGGAAGCCTCGCAGTTCTACGCCGGCTATCGCTGGTACCAGGCGCTCGGCGCGCTTTCGGTCTGGCGGGCCCGGCTCATCGCACTCATCGTGCTGCGCGCCGCAGGCGGACTCGCCGTCGGACTCTTCGCCTTCGCCAACTTCTACGCCGTGCGACGGTCGGTCGTGTCGCTGGTGCTCCCGCGCCGGGTCGGCAACCTCGATATCGGCGAAGAGGTGTCCAGCCGAATGCTCACCGGCATGACGGTACTCGTCGCGCTCATCGTGACCCTGCCGCTGGCCCTCGCCCTTCAGGACTGGACCGGCCTGCTGCTGGCCAACGCCGGACGCCCATTCGGCGAGAGTGATCCCTACTTCAACGCCGACCTCGGCTTCTTCACCTACCGGTTGCCGTTCGAACAATCGCTGTTCATCTGGGCCACGGCCTGCGTGCTCTGCGTGTTGGCGGTCGTGGTGTTCCTGTACATCCTCACGCCGGGCCTGCGACTGGAGCGCGGCCGCCTGCACATCTCCGAATACGTGCGGCGCCACCTGGCTGTGCTCGCCGGCGTGTTGATGCTCCTGCTCGCCTGGCACTTCCGCCTCGAAATGTACGGCCTGCTGCTCCAAGGCTCGGGGCCGGACGGGACGTTCACGGCGCTCGACCACCACGTCGGCATTCCCGGCGAGTTGGTGCTCGCCATGGTGACGCTGGCCGCGGGATTCGTCGTCATCTGGGCCGGTTGGACCGGGCAGCGACGACTCATGTTCACCGCTGTGGCCGGCGTGCTCGCCACCGGCGTCGTCACGCGTGACATCGCACCACTCATCGGCAGCCGATTTCCCGATGAGCCCGACCCGGTGCTCCGGGAGCGGCCGTACGAGGCCACGCGCGCCGGGTACACCCGTCGCGCGTACGGCGTGGACCGCGTCGTGATCGGCGATTCGGCCGACGCCTATGCCACGCTCGCCGCGGCGGCCATCGGGGTGCCGGCCTGGGACGCCCTCCCGCTGGCTCGCGCTGTCGAGGCCGAATCGCGCCTCGGCCGCGGCGCACGTGTCGGGTGGCGCGGCGGCCCCGACGGCATCATCGGCGTCGTCACCTCACCGGAGCCGCCCCCTGATCCGGGGGAGGCAGCCCCCGTGGGCATCGCCGTGCGCACGGTCGCGTCGGCCGCCGACGACCGTGGCAATCCCGCGCGCGTGCCGGAGCCGGGGAGCGAGGACGACGCGATCGTCCTCGCCCCGTCGATCGTCCTCGATTCCACCTCCGGATACGTGGTCGTGTCGGACTCGGCGCGCCACGTGAAGGGCGTGCCGCTCACCTCGCCCATCGAGCGGCTTGCCGAAGCCGTGAGCGTGCGCAATCCGCGCCTCTGGGTGCAGGAACTGCCGGAGCCGGGCCCGGTGCTCGTCACGCTGCGCGACGTGCGCGACCGCGTCGCAGCCTTGGCGCCCTTCTTCGTGCAGGCCAGCCGCGTGGAGCCGCTCCTGCTCGGCGACTCGCTATACTGGGTGATCGACCTCTATTCGGCCTCGTCCGCGTACCCGTTGAGCCAGCGGCTCGTCATCGACGGCGCCGTACGGAGCTACTTCCAACACGCGGCGACCGCGCTCGTACTCTCGCAGACCGGCGAGGTGTGGATCCTGCCCGACCCCGTGCTCGATCCTATCGCGGCCACGTGGGCCGGCGAATTCCCCCGGTTATTCGTGGACCGTGCGTCCCTGCCGGCGGCCGTGCTGGCCGCGCTGCCCCCGGCCGCCGACGCCGCACGCACGCAGGCGCTCGCCTTCGGACGGTTCGGCCCGCGCGCGAACGTGGGACGGCCCATCCATCTGCCCGTGGTCGACGGCGCCGATAGCAGCCTTGCCGCACAGTGGCCGGTGTTCGCGCTTCCCGGTGGGGGCCCGACGGCCATCGAGATTCCGATGCTCGATCAGGGCGAGCGCGTGCGCGGTGTGCTGGTGAGCGAAGGAGGGCCCGACCACCGCACGGTGTGGCTGCCAGCCGCCGGCGCCAGCGGCCCCCTCTGGCACAACGTGCTCGACCGCCTGGCGGCCGCTGACAGCGCAGCCCGCGCCCCGAACGTCAGCGCCGTGCACGGCGTCGTGCGGGCGTTCATGCTCGGCGACCACCTGGCGTACATGCAGCCCGTGTACCAATGGACCCCGGGCGCGGTGCCGCGCCTCCTGCACGTGGTCTACCTCGTGGGCGACTCGGTGCGCGTCGCGCCGACCCTTCGGCAGGCGAGTGGCGTCGTGATTCCTCCGCGAGGCGCGTCGCCGGGGTCGCCGGTGGAAACGCGCCGCCTCACGGCCCGGCTCTATCAGGACATGCGCGACGCCCTGCGGCGCGGCGACTGGCTGGCGTTCGGCCGCGCGTTCGACGCCCTGGGACGGCTGCTCGGCGTGCGAGCGCCATGA
- a CDS encoding carbamate kinase produces the protein MTAGRAVQTAIVAIGGNALAPQGERCTIYDQFRHTRESLAPIVDLILAGWNVCIVHGNGPQVGDELVRNELARRDASPLPLGVLVAETAGWIGYMIQQSLDNALRRAGHPRDVVTLITQVHVDPHDPALQMPTKFIGHALTPERARQVEAEGYAVRPDGRGRLRRVVGSPTPLAVHEARVVQRLLESGTVVIACGGGGAPIYEDSSLGWEGVDAVVDKDLAAAVLARDLGAEMLLILTDVDAVYAEWGTPQQRALPRLTVEEAVRMDGAGAFGEGSMAPKIRAAVDFVRRTGGRAIITELSRGREAVRGEAGTTITPE, from the coding sequence ATGACCGCCGGCCGCGCGGTGCAGACCGCCATCGTTGCCATTGGCGGCAACGCGCTCGCCCCCCAGGGCGAGCGGTGCACCATCTACGACCAGTTCCGCCACACTCGCGAGAGCCTGGCGCCGATCGTCGATCTCATTCTCGCGGGATGGAACGTCTGCATCGTGCACGGCAACGGGCCGCAGGTGGGCGACGAGTTGGTGCGCAACGAGCTGGCCCGCCGCGACGCCAGCCCGCTGCCACTCGGCGTGCTCGTGGCCGAAACCGCAGGCTGGATCGGCTACATGATCCAGCAGTCGCTCGACAATGCGCTGCGCCGGGCCGGGCACCCGCGGGACGTGGTCACGCTGATCACGCAGGTGCACGTGGACCCGCACGACCCGGCGCTGCAGATGCCGACGAAATTCATCGGCCACGCCCTGACGCCGGAGCGGGCGCGACAGGTGGAGGCCGAAGGCTACGCCGTACGCCCCGACGGGCGCGGACGGCTGCGACGCGTCGTGGGAAGCCCGACGCCGCTTGCGGTACATGAGGCGCGTGTAGTCCAGCGTCTCCTCGAGTCGGGCACCGTGGTAATCGCCTGTGGGGGCGGAGGGGCGCCCATTTACGAGGATTCGTCGCTAGGTTGGGAGGGGGTCGACGCCGTGGTGGACAAGGACCTGGCGGCGGCCGTGCTCGCGCGCGACCTCGGCGCCGAGATGCTGCTGATTCTCACCGATGTGGACGCGGTATACGCCGAGTGGGGCACGCCCCAGCAGCGAGCGCTGCCGCGGCTCACAGTGGAAGAAGCGGTTCGCATGGATGGCGCGGGCGCATTCGGCGAGGGCAGCATGGCGCCGAAAATCCGTGCCGCAGTGGACTTCGTGCGCCGCACCGGCGGCCGTGCGATCATCACAGAGCTGAGCCGGGGCCGCGAAGCGGTCCGTGGCGAGGCCGGAACGACCATCACACCGGAGTAG
- the sucC gene encoding ADP-forming succinate--CoA ligase subunit beta, producing the protein MNIHEYQAKDILRAQGVPIPPGEVATTPDQAEAIARTFNTAVVVKAQVHAGGRGKAGGVKLAKDPAEAKAVAAKILGMQIKGLTVHKVLVTPAEDIASEAYVGVILDRASKAPVFMVSRAGGIDIEEVAAKTPEKITKRRVDTRYGLQSFQAMELGFALYDDLKQARAAASIMQKLYAAFMSSGASLAEINPLVTTPNGDVVALDAKMVIDDNELDRRPEIAALRDDSGEAPSEVAARNANLTFIKLDGDVGCVVNGAGLAMATMDLVKYYGGHPANFLDIGGSSNPEKVVNALRIITADPNVKAILFNIFGGITRTDDVANGIVTATKANPLKVPIVIRLTGTNEDIAVKILKANGFSASADMDEAVKHAVALAKGGKAA; encoded by the coding sequence GTGAACATTCACGAATATCAGGCCAAGGACATTCTGCGCGCTCAGGGCGTGCCGATTCCCCCGGGGGAGGTGGCGACGACCCCCGATCAGGCAGAAGCGATTGCCAGAACCTTCAACACTGCCGTGGTCGTCAAGGCCCAGGTGCACGCGGGTGGGCGGGGCAAGGCGGGCGGAGTGAAACTCGCCAAGGATCCGGCCGAGGCCAAGGCCGTCGCGGCCAAGATTCTGGGCATGCAGATCAAGGGGCTCACCGTTCACAAGGTACTCGTGACGCCTGCCGAGGACATTGCCAGTGAAGCCTACGTCGGCGTGATTCTCGATCGCGCTTCCAAAGCGCCCGTGTTCATGGTGAGCCGCGCGGGCGGCATCGACATCGAAGAGGTTGCCGCCAAGACGCCGGAAAAGATCACGAAGCGGCGCGTCGATACGCGCTACGGGTTGCAGAGCTTCCAGGCCATGGAACTCGGCTTCGCGCTGTATGACGACCTCAAGCAAGCGCGGGCCGCTGCATCGATCATGCAGAAGCTCTACGCCGCGTTCATGAGCAGCGGTGCCTCCCTGGCCGAGATCAACCCGCTCGTCACCACGCCGAACGGCGATGTCGTGGCGCTCGACGCCAAGATGGTCATCGACGACAATGAACTCGACCGCCGCCCCGAGATCGCCGCCCTGCGCGACGACAGCGGCGAAGCGCCCAGCGAGGTCGCCGCCCGCAACGCGAACCTCACGTTCATCAAGCTCGACGGCGACGTGGGTTGCGTGGTCAACGGCGCCGGGCTCGCCATGGCTACCATGGATCTCGTCAAATACTACGGCGGCCACCCCGCCAACTTTCTCGACATCGGCGGCTCGTCCAATCCGGAGAAGGTCGTGAACGCACTCCGCATCATCACCGCCGACCCCAACGTGAAGGCCATTCTCTTCAACATCTTCGGCGGCATCACCCGCACCGACGACGTGGCCAACGGCATCGTGACCGCCACCAAGGCCAATCCGCTCAAGGTGCCGATCGTGATCCGCCTCACCGGCACCAATGAGGACATCGCCGTCAAGATCCTCAAAGCCAATGGGTTCTCGGCCTCGGCCGACATGGACGAAGCGGTGAAGCACGCCGTGGCCCTCGCCAAGGGAGGAAAGGCCGCGTGA
- the sucD gene encoding succinate--CoA ligase subunit alpha, which translates to MSIFIDNSTTVIVQGITGRDGSFHAKQMLEYGTRVVGGVTPGKGGQTFEKTVPIFNTMRDAVVATGANTSVVYVPPMYAADAIMEAADAGIKFIVAITEGVPVLDMTRVYPFVQEKGARLLGPNCPGLITPGQCKVGIIPGRICAPGDVGVVSRSGTLTYEIVYQLTRAGLGQSTCVGIGGDPINGTNFIDCLAAFEKDPHTKAVALMGEIGGTDEQQAAEFVKQHMTKPVVGFIAGQTAPPGRRMGHAGAIISGSSGTAAEKLAAFEAAGMGVAKRPIDFVDLIRARLK; encoded by the coding sequence GTGAGCATCTTCATCGACAACTCCACCACGGTCATCGTACAGGGCATCACGGGTCGCGATGGCTCGTTCCACGCCAAGCAGATGCTGGAGTACGGCACCAGGGTCGTGGGCGGCGTCACGCCCGGCAAGGGCGGCCAGACGTTCGAAAAGACCGTGCCGATCTTCAATACGATGCGCGACGCTGTCGTGGCCACCGGCGCCAACACGAGCGTCGTGTACGTGCCGCCGATGTACGCCGCCGACGCGATCATGGAAGCGGCTGATGCCGGCATCAAATTCATCGTCGCCATCACCGAAGGCGTGCCCGTCCTCGACATGACCAGGGTGTACCCCTTTGTGCAGGAGAAGGGTGCGCGGCTTCTCGGCCCCAATTGCCCGGGCCTCATCACGCCCGGTCAGTGCAAGGTCGGCATCATTCCCGGTCGCATCTGCGCGCCGGGCGATGTCGGCGTCGTGAGCCGGTCCGGCACGCTCACCTACGAGATCGTGTACCAGCTCACCCGCGCGGGTCTCGGCCAATCCACGTGCGTCGGCATCGGCGGCGACCCGATCAACGGCACCAACTTCATCGATTGCCTCGCGGCATTCGAGAAGGACCCGCACACCAAGGCGGTGGCGTTGATGGGTGAGATCGGCGGCACCGACGAGCAGCAGGCCGCCGAGTTCGTCAAGCAACACATGACCAAGCCGGTGGTCGGATTCATTGCCGGGCAGACCGCGCCGCCAGGCCGCCGCATGGGCCACGCCGGCGCCATAATCTCCGGGTCGTCGGGCACCGCGGCTGAGAAGCTCGCCGCGTTCGAGGCGGCCGGCATGGGCGTGGCCAAGCGCCCCATCGATTTCGTGGATCTCATCAGGGCACGCCTCAAGTAG
- the ndk gene encoding nucleoside-diphosphate kinase, whose translation MAANYTLTIVKPDAVGAGKAGKIIAHLEAQGFVVRAARLMHLTTAQAGEFYAVHRERPFYASLVAFMTSGPCLPMILEKAGAVAALRKAIGATDPAEAEAGTVRKLYAESKERNAIHASDSDENAEREARFFFAESDTIAAR comes from the coding sequence ATGGCTGCCAACTATACGCTGACCATCGTCAAGCCGGACGCCGTCGGCGCCGGCAAGGCCGGCAAGATCATCGCGCACCTCGAGGCGCAGGGCTTCGTGGTGCGCGCGGCCCGCCTCATGCACCTTACAACCGCGCAGGCGGGCGAGTTCTACGCCGTGCACCGCGAGCGGCCGTTCTATGCGTCGCTGGTCGCCTTCATGACGTCGGGCCCCTGCCTGCCGATGATCCTCGAGAAGGCCGGTGCGGTCGCCGCGCTGCGCAAGGCGATTGGCGCTACCGACCCCGCCGAGGCCGAGGCGGGCACGGTCCGCAAGCTCTACGCCGAGTCCAAGGAGCGGAACGCCATCCACGCCTCGGACAGCGATGAGAACGCCGAGCGCGAGGCCCGCTTCTTCTTCGCGGAGAGCGATACCATCGCCGCACGATAG
- a CDS encoding DUF177 domain-containing protein, whose amino-acid sequence MAMLSFDIRDLESAAVTVNGEVLPDDAIWQAGDPVPSGAIRVAGRLSAAGAGRFYWHSRIAGTAVLPCRRCLTETSVAVEDEAHLIFAEAGDAKTDDEVDDPDVYRFDRRAKELDLRPAVRELWLINAPAFVLCREDCPGLCPTCGADLNAGPCSCPPTHDARWDALHKLDSSSTT is encoded by the coding sequence ATGGCTATGCTGTCCTTTGACATTCGCGACCTCGAGTCTGCCGCCGTTACCGTAAACGGGGAAGTGCTCCCCGACGACGCCATCTGGCAGGCGGGAGACCCGGTGCCATCGGGCGCCATTCGCGTAGCCGGGCGCCTTTCGGCGGCCGGCGCGGGGCGGTTCTACTGGCACAGCCGCATCGCGGGCACTGCCGTGCTGCCGTGTCGGCGCTGTTTGACTGAAACGTCGGTTGCGGTGGAGGACGAGGCGCACCTCATCTTCGCCGAGGCCGGCGACGCCAAGACCGACGACGAGGTTGACGATCCGGACGTGTACAGGTTCGATCGTCGGGCCAAGGAACTCGATCTGCGCCCGGCGGTGCGCGAACTCTGGCTGATCAACGCGCCGGCGTTCGTCCTCTGCCGGGAGGACTGCCCGGGTCTCTGTCCCACTTGCGGCGCCGATCTCAATGCCGGACCGTGCAGCTGTCCCCCCACGCACGACGCGCGGTGGGACGCCCTGCACAAGCTCGATTCCTCCTCCACGACGTAA
- the rpmF gene encoding 50S ribosomal protein L32: MAVPKRRTSKRKKRARNTHKKAAPIALQKCPRCQAMKRPHRVCDECGYYAGKQRVAAREA, encoded by the coding sequence ATGGCCGTCCCGAAGCGCAGAACCTCCAAGCGAAAGAAGCGCGCCCGCAACACGCACAAGAAAGCGGCGCCCATCGCCCTCCAGAAGTGTCCCCGCTGTCAGGCGATGAAGCGCCCCCATCGCGTGTGTGACGAATGCGGGTACTACGCCGGCAAGCAGCGAGTCGCCGCCAGGGAAGCCTGA